From a region of the Mycobacterium intracellulare ATCC 13950 genome:
- a CDS encoding PE family protein, giving the protein MSFVTTQPEALTAAAQNLAAIGSALAAQNAAASAPTMGVVPAATDEVSVLVAAQFATHAQMYQTVCAQATVIHDSFVRMLHFGAGSYAATEAINAAASS; this is encoded by the coding sequence GTGTCGTTCGTGACCACCCAGCCCGAAGCGTTAACCGCCGCAGCCCAGAACTTGGCTGCCATCGGCTCGGCGCTGGCCGCACAGAATGCAGCGGCATCGGCGCCGACGATGGGCGTGGTTCCCGCGGCAACCGATGAGGTCTCCGTGCTGGTTGCCGCGCAGTTCGCCACGCACGCCCAGATGTATCAGACCGTCTGCGCCCAGGCCACGGTGATTCACGACAGCTTCGTGAGAATGCTGCACTTCGGCGCCGGCTCATATGCGGCAACCGAAGCCATCAACGCCGCCGCGTCCAGCTGA